The Christiangramia forsetii KT0803 DNA segment TTTTCTCCCGTTCCGTTCGAATTATTTCAAAATAAGGAAGAGGCAATAGTCTGGGCAAATAGAGTTCTAAAGTCGAACTAACTTCCGATGAAAAAAATTTCAGCATTTTCAATTCTCACTATCTTATTTATTCAAATGCTGCATTCTCAAAATTATAAATTGATCTGGAATGAGGAATTTAATTATTCCGGAAAACCTGATGCTGAAAAATGGAATTACGAAACCGGATTTATTAGAAATCTCGAGGAACAGATCTATACTAAAAGAAAAAAAAATCTTAGAATTAAAAATGGGAAGCTGGAAATCATTGCCCGGAAAGAAAAAATCAAGAATAAAAGGTTTGATCCTGAAGTACAAAACTACCGTATAAATACCGAATTCGCAGAATATACTTCCGGAAGTATCAACACCAAAGATAAATTCGAATTTAAGTATGGTCGTGTAGAGGTAAGAGCAAAACTTCCAAAGGGACAGGGCGTCTGGCCGGCAATCTGGATGTTAGGAGCTAATTTCGAAGAGATTGAATATCCCTATGCCGGGGAGATTGATATTATGGAACATGTTGGTAAGGTTCCAGATGAAATTCATGCTACCGTTCATTATCCCTGGGATAATCCGCAGGGAATTACATCTAATGGCGGAACCCGGTTATTAGATAATCCTTCCGAAAAATTTCATGTGTACTCGGTTAGCTGGACCGATGAAAAGATCGAATTCTTAATTGACAATTCTGTATATCACAGTTTTGATATTGATCAAGCCGGAGAAAAGACCAATCCTTTTAGAAAGCCTTTCTATTTAATCCTTAACCTGGCACTTGGAGGAAACTGGGCGGGAGAAGTAAATCCCGAAATTTTCCCCCAGAAGTTTATTATTGATTATGTAAGAGTTTACAAGAAAATTGAAGAATAAAAAAGCAGGCCTGTAAGCCGGATTCTGTCACCCGATAATTGATCGGGCTCCTTATCATTTATCTGAAATTAGCGTTGCCACTAATTTTTAGCTGCCTACCCTCCGGCAACGGACGGGCGATCCTTAGATGCCGGTTTACATGGCATTGCACCGCATAGAGTTTACCTGGTTTCACTACAGCTTAACCTGTACATTCTTTCTGTTGCACTTGTCCTAATCTCACGACCGATGGGCGTTACCCATTATGCTACCCTATGGTGTCCGGACTTTCCTCTCCGATCCCGATAGCTATCGGGAAATGTCGGAACGATAAGGCGGCCTGCTTGCCGCAAATGTAAGTGATTTTATGTTGATTTCTTCCGGTATTTGTTCATAAATAAGCCTCCTTTCACAAGAGTTTAGCCCTGTGATTTTTATATTTGTAGTTCAATTCTTTTTGATGGAGCATTTCGTAGTATCGGCAAGAAAATACAGGCCACAAACCTTTAAGGATGTCGTTGGCCAGCAGGCTATCACAAATACCCTGGCAAATGCCATAAATAATAACCACCTGGCTCAGGCATTATTATTTACGGGACCTCGTGGGGTTGGTAAAACTACCTGCGCTCGTATTCTTGCAAAAATGATCAATCAGAAGGAAACGCAGGATCCCAATGAGGATTTCGCATTCAATATTTTTGAACTGGATGCCGCCTCTAATAACTCTGTAGATGATATTCGAAATTTAATCGATCAGGTTAGAATTCCTCCGCAAGTTGGGAATTACAAGGTCTATATTATTGATGAGGTGCATATGTTATCTGCATCGGCTTTCAATGCATTTTTGAAAACACTGGAAGAGCCACCAAAACATGCTATTTTCATCCTGGCAACTACAGAAAAGCATAAGATTATCCCAACGATACTCTCCCGTTGTCAGATTTTCGATTTCAAAAGAATTACCGTTACCGATGCAAAAAATTACCTAGCCCATATCGCTGAACAGGAAGGCGTAAATGCGGAAGATGACGCCTTACATATTATTGCCCAGAAAGCAGATGGCGCCATGCGTGATGCTCTTTCCATCTATGATAGAGTTGTTAGTTTTAGTGGAAATGATCTTACAAGGCAGGCAGTTACAGAAAACTTAAATGTTCTGGACTACGATACCTATATGGAGGTAACCGACCTTGTTCTTGAAAATAATATTCCACAATTACTGGTCAAATTCAATGATATTTTATCCAGCGGTTTCGACGGACATCATTTTATAGCCGGTCTTGCATCCCATTTCAGAGATCTGTTAGTTTGCAAAGATCAAAAAACAATTATTCTTCTAGAGGTTGGAGAACAAACAAAAGCCAAATATTTCGAGCAGTCCCAAAAAGCTTCACATCAGTTTTTATTTGAAGCTATAGAGCTTGCTAATTCCTGTGATCTCAAATATAAGAGCAGTCATAATCAAAGATTGCTGGTAGAGCTTTGCATGATGCAACTTGCTTCTATCACCTTTGATTCAGAAAAAAAAAAGTCTGACCGGAAAATAATTCCAGCTTCAAATTTTGAACAGGAAGCAGTAAGCATTCCTTCTGAAAAAAAAGAACTTGTTAGAGAAAATGAACATGATATTTCTTCTCCTTCAGAAGAAAGTTCAATTCCCAAACCTAAAGTTGCCACTGAAACCTGCGCAAAAGAAAATGAAGAGCCTTATTATTCAGAAGAAAGTCCTGCAGAAATAAATTCCGTAGGAGAAATACCTGAAGAAGCTGAAATTCAGAAAAAAACTGAAATCAGTGATTTTACTGAAAATGAAGCTCAAAAAACAGGTGAAGAAGATTCAGAAAAACCAAAAACTTCTAATTCTGAAATTGTAAATCAGGACGATAAGGATGCCTTCGAGACTGCTGCAGAAGAACCTTCAAAAGAAACCCAACCTGCAAAAAAAGCTTTTCCTGATATTAAAAGGGAAAAGGTCTCTGGCCTCTCCATTAAAAGTATTGGCAGGAAAAAAGAACTTGCTGAGCAGCAAAAGGCGATGATGCCTGTAGAGGAAGTGATGGATGATGATTTTAATGAAGAAGATCTTGTTAAACAGTGGAAAAATTACACCGAAAAATTAAAGAGAAAAGGAGAAAAAATACTTGCTTCTATTTTTGAATCGCAGATTCCAACTCTGGAAGATAGGAACATTCATCTTACTTTCCCAAATGAGACCATGAAACTGGATCTCGAAAGAGAAGAAAACAGGTTGATGACCTATTTAAAAGCTCATTTACGAAACACGCATATTAGCCTTATTATTCATGTAGATGAAGCCACTTCCAGAAAATATGCTTTTACTCCACAGGAGAAATATGAAAAGCTAAAAGAGGCAAACCCGCTACTTGATAAATTAAGGGCAACATTTGATTTAGACGTTTAATTATGTTAGGACTAAAATTACCAACAGATCCCAGATGGGCCGATATCGCAGAAAAAAATATTGAAGATATACTTGTAGACCATGCATACTGCGAACAGAAAGCAGCGTCTACGGCAATTTCTTTGATTGTAACGTATCCAGAATATTCTGAATTGGTCACAGCCATGACCGCCCTCGCCAGGGAAGAAATGGGACATTTTAAGATGGTGCATGATCGTCTTCTTAAAATGGGATTCAGCATGGGTTGGGATAGAAAAGATGAATATGTATTAAAACTACGTGAGTTCTTCCCTAAAGGGGGAAGCAGAAGCACCCAATTAGTTCACCGTCTTCTTATTGCGGGATTAATAGAAGCAAGAAGTTGCGAGCGATTCAGACTACTTTCTGAGGAACTTGAGGATAAGGAGCTGGCTAAATTTTACCGTGATCTTATGGTAAGTGAAGCGAATCACTATACCATGTTTTTGAAATTTGCGAGGCAGTATGGTGACCGGGAAACTGTAGATAAAAAATGGCAGGACCTTTTAGAGTTCGAGGGCGCTATCATGAAAGACTTGGGTGAAAATGAAAGTATTCACGGCTAGGTCTTTTTCCTAGATCTAGTATCATTATAAAGTGACTTGATAATCCCATCTGCCAGACCAATCTTTGGCACATAGATCCAATTAGCTCTAGCCCACTTCATAGAGTTTACATATATTTTAGAAGCAGGAATAATCACATCTGCCCTGTCATTTTTAAGATCAAGCTCTGTGATTCTTTCTTCATATGTATGGGAATTTAATTTTTCGTCATAGTCCTTTAAATATTTTAAACTTAAAGGCTTCCCCTCTTTTTTACCGCTCGTTTTGAAAATATTATTTATATTTCCTCCTGAGCCTATAAGGTCTATATCATCATATTCCCTGGTAGTTTCCTTCACCCATTGCTGCATCTCTTCCCAGGTCTTGTGTTCTACAAGATCTTCCATCATTCTTACCGTTCCCACTTTGAAGGATTTTGAGGTAACAGTTTTTCCATTGCTATACATCGTGTATTCCGTACTCCCACCACCTACATCTACATATAAATAATTACAGTCATTTTGAATAAGCGCATGCAAATCTGTAGCCGCAATAATTGCCGCTTCATGACTTCCATCTATAATTTCAATTTCAATTCCTGATTTTTCCTTTATAATATCGGCAATTTCAGCTCCATTTTTTGCTTCCCTCATCGCTGATGTTGCACAGGCTTTATATTTTTCTACTCCATGTGACTTCATAATTAATTTAAAAGCATGCATGGTATCGATCATTCTTGTGGTGTTTTTTTCAGAAACTTTTTGTTTTAAGAAGACATCTGCACCCAATCTAATTGGCACTCTTACCAGTGAAGTCTTTCTAAAGTTTGTTTCCTTGCCTTCTTTTTCGGTAATGGTAGACACTAATAGTCTTACGGCATTAGAACCAATATCAATCGCTGCGTATGTTTTTTGATTTATCATTACTCGTTAATGTCAATTTTTTTTAAATAATAATCATATAAGGCAAACTGAGATCTTACCTTCGGGCCTGTACTTTTACGGTATGGATTTTCCATGCCGCGACAATGATTTCTTGCTTTCACATTATCCTTCCAGCTTATATCGAAAGTCTCAATGAGTTCCTGTTTAATATCTTTATCGTAAATAGGACATGAAATTTCTACTCGCTGATCCAGGTTTCTTGTCATAAAATCTGCGGAAGATATATAAACCCGTGGATCTTGTTTATTGTCAAATATAAAGACTCGAGGATGCTCCAGGAATTTATCTACAATACTAATAGCTTCAATATTCTCGCTTAGTCCTTCAACTCCTGGAATCAAACAGCATATGCCGCGCACAAGTAATTTAACTTTAACACCTGCTTTGCTTGCCATATAAAGCTTATCAATTACACCGTTATCTGAAAGACTATTCAGTTTTAGACGAATACCAGCAGGCTTTCCATTTTTAGCATTATCAATCTCATTCTGAATCAAATTATAAATGGTATTCCTGGTATAATGCGGAGATACAATAAGATGCTTGTATTTATTTACCTTATAGTTCGTTTCAAAAAAGTCGAAAACCAGGTTCACTTCTTTCAAAATTGAAGCATCTGCGGTGAATAAAGTATAATCGGTATATAAACGGGACGTATTCTCATTGAAATTCCCTGTACTTATAAAACCATATTTCTTTAATTTACCTTCTTCCTCCCTTTCTATTATACAGGTTTTACAGTGAACCTTAAGTCCCGGCACTCCAAAAATTAGCTTCACGCCTTCTTCCTGCATCTGTTCTGCATACCGGATATTGGCAACTTCATCAAAACGGGCTCTAAGCTCAATTTGAACGGTAACCTTTTTTCCGTTCTTTACGGCATTTATAAGGGAACTGGCAATATGAGATATCTTTGCCAGTCTATAAATAGTGATTTTTATAGTTTTTACCTTAGGATCCAAAGCGGCTTCCCGAAGAAACTTTACCACGTAGGCAAAACTCTGATAGGGTGTATATAAAAGATAATCTTTTTCTGCAATTCCTTTTAGTACACTTGTTTGCAGAATTAAACCGGGAATAGGCAAAGGCTCTCTCACTTCATATTGAAGGTCTCCCCTTCCCAAGCTTGGAAAATCCATATAATCCCGACGATTATGATATCTACCACCGGGAATAATACTATCTGTAGATTCAATTCCCATTTTATTCATAAGATACGTGAGGGTATCAGTATCTATATTCTTATCATAAACGAATCTTACGGGATCTCCTTTGATTCTGTCTTTTACACTATCTGAAATTTTATCAATAAAGCTTTTACTCAAATCACTATCCAGGTCCAATCCCGCATCTCTGGTAATTTTGATCATGTGAGCGGAAAGACTTTCATATTTAAAAATATTGAAGATAGTATTGAGATTATAACGTATAAGATCATCCAATAAAATTATATACTGCTTTCCATTTTCTTCTGGCAGCACTACAAAACGTTCTATATTCTTCGGAATCTCGATTAGAACGTACCTCTTTTCTTTTGTTGATTTATTTAGAATTTTTGAAATACCCTGAGCAGGCTCGGTTTCATCTGTCATTACCATTTTTACTGCTAAATATGCAGCACTATCCTTTAATGATGGCATCTCGGGAAGATCGTTCAGAATTATGGTCACTAAGGCTGGGCTTACTTTGCTAAGAAAAAAGTTCTTAATAAAGTCCTGTTGATTTCTGGTTACCTGATCCTCTTTAATTATATGAATATCGTGATCCCTCAATTTTGTTTGAATATCCTCTAATATTTTGAGGCTTTCAGACTGTTGATCTATCACTATCTTTGTAATTTCCTCTAAAAGTTTGCTCGCTTTTATTCCTCCAAGCACCTTTTTCCCAGCTTTCCCTGCAAGGTCTATACGTTTTACCGTAGCATAACGTACTTTAAAAAATTCGTCGAGATTGTTTGAAAAAATTCCAAGAAATCTAAGCCTTTCTATCAATGGTACAGTCTCATCAGCCGCTTCCTGTAAAACCCTGGCATTAAAAGATAACCAGCTCAACTCTCTGTTTATATAACGTTTTTCAGCCATAAAAGCTTATCGTAAGTTTTTGGGAAATAAGGTTAAGATCGTTTTTCCATTTCGCAAATCTTCCCAGGAGTCTTCTTCAAAATCTATCACACATAATCCTGTTGTAGGAAGGTTTTCAATTTTTTTATCTCCCAGGGAATTTACCAGAATGGTCATGGCTGGATTATGACCAAAAACAATAAGTTTACCAATTTTATCTGAAGAAGATTTTATTACCGATAAAAGATCATTTTGATTGAAAGTATACAGTTCTTCCAGAACTTTAAAGTCCTGTTCTGGTACATTCAAAGCTTCTTTAAATAATTTTGCCGTTTCGTGTGCCCTTACAGCATAGCTGGTTCTAAAGGAAGCGCCGGATTCATAAAAATGCTTAAAGGCATTAATAACAATTTTTGCATCATTATATGCCCTTTTCTTTAAAGGTCTCTTGTGATCTGGAAGATTATTATTCCATGAGGATTTTCCATGCCTAACTAAAATCAATCTTTTCATAATTATGGTGCTAATCTTTCAATTTTCCAATTATCATCTTTTTTTGTAAACAAGATCCTATCATGTAAACGGCTTGCCCTACCCTGCCAGAATTCAAAAGCAACTGGCTTGAATAAAAATCCACCCCATTCTTTAGGCTTTGGAATTTCCTTTTTAAGATATTTTTGCTCTAGTTTTGTTAACCTCTCTTCAAGATACTCTCTTGAAGGAATTACCGAACTCTGGTTTGAAGCATGAGCCCCTAGCTGACTACCTCGCGGTCTGGAATGAAAATATTCTTCGGACTTTTTACTACTAACTTTTACGACCTCACCTTGTATAATGATCTGTTTTTCGAGAGAAGGCCAAAAAAAAGAAATACAACACTTTGGATTTTCATCGAGATCTCTTCCTTTTACAGAATCGTAATTAGTGTAAAAATATAAGCCATCTGGATCAAAACTTTTTAATAAAACTACCCTGGTTTTTGGCATCAAATCTTTACCAACCGTAGAAATACTCATAGCATTTGCTTCTTCAACATTCTTGGAATTATCGGCTAAATTAAACCAGGATTCGAATAATATATACGGATCGTCTGGAATATCCCGTTCCAGTAATTCTCCTTTTTCGTATGATCTTCGATAATTTGCTAAGTCCTTTTCCATTTTTTGAAGGATAGTTTAATGCAATTTACAAGTTTATTAAACAAGGCTGAAATCTTTTTATTCTAATTAAAGATGCTTTAGGGTTTGCAGCAAATATTTTCGTTGAAGCGCAATTATTTTCATAAATATTAGTACAGAAACAACTCTCAATGAACCATAAATAGGACTACATAAATACAATCCTTAATCACTTAAAAAACAACTATTTAAACAGCTGTTTTCATTCACTATTTAAGGGTTTTCCCTTATAAATTTTAATTGATTCCTACAAAATTCCTACAATTTACAGCAGTTATAATGTATTATATTCAGTCTCAAAAATCATTTTAAGTGTCTTTTAACGAATTTATTCCACGTTATATCTAAAAATCAAAATATCCCATACGATACCGGTTTTCTTGTGATAGATTTACTTCATAATTACGCCACTATAGAGTCACCCCCACACTTCTCTAAGTAGTCCCTCAAGACTAAAGGTGTTATTACCCTTACTTTTTTTTAAAAAATACTGGACTCCCCAAATCAGATAAAAGCGATTTTATTTGAAAGTCAAATTATTGAAATTATTAAAACATCATCGCTAAGAACGATATAAACAGAATTGATAATTCTAAACATTATTGATATGATTTGGAAAACTACTATTTCAAAATTTACTGGTCTATTTTCAATATCTCAAAAAAGGATATTGAATGCTTTTTCTAAAAGGCTAACCCTGGCTTTTTTAGCCGTATTTCTATTCACTATTCAAAATGCGAATGCCCAGCTTGTGGATGAAGTTGTAGAAGTAGCAGTACCCAATGGTGGCTTTGGGATTGATGGAGATCTATTATCTAATTTTACAACCAAGGGAATAGGAGATTGGTTTGAAGGTGATTCTGGATTTGGGGGACATGTATTATTAAATGATGGTACTCCTATTGATCCAAATACCACTAGCTTTAAAAAAGATGCTTTTGGCGCCAATGATAATGTTTTTAAAGGTGGTGAAAAATGGAACGATGATCCCAATACTTGGACCTGGAAAATTATAAATAATCCTATAGACAAAGGAGACATCAACAATGGGATGTTTCACTTAAGTAGTGATGCCTTAGGTAATCAATGGATGTTTGTAGGAGCTGATCGGAATAAAACAGTAGGTACCGCCTATATTGACTTTGCTTTTTATCAATCTCCATTAACCATAACTAATAATGGAAATGGTGGAAGCTTTTCGACTGCCGGTCCAGATGGAGGTAGAACTATCAATGATATTCTACTTACTCTGGAGTATTCTAATGGAGGTGATAATCCTAGGTTAATCTATTATTTATGGAAAAAGGTAGGAGACGAATTTTTATTCGTTGAACAAACAAGCCTTAGTGCTAGTGCACAGGTTAATCAAACTTCTACTCCTATGCCCGCAGGGGCTTATGGTAATACTAGTTATTCCCCATTGCAATTTATTGAAGGAGCTGTTAATTTAACTGCTGCGCTGAATACGGTAAATGCATTACTCGCCCGTGATTGTAGAGAAGCTGTTGCCATTAAATCTGTTTTTATAAAGACTAAAAGTTCAGATGAAGACAATGCAACATTAAAGGATTTTATAGAACCTATTAGTGTAGATTTCCAAATTGGTTCCGCTTCAATTGTTTATGAAACAACCCCCGTGTGTGGCGATATAGAAACTGCCAGTGTAGCACTGGATGGTGTTGAAGGTGGAATATATAGCAGTACAGAAGGTTTAAAAATTGATCCTTCAACCGGCGAGGTAAATGTTTCTGAAAGTATTCCTGGAAATTACATAGTGTCCTATACTTATGTCTCTTATGGTTGTACTCAAACAACCAACGCAAATTTTGAAATTATAGAGGTTCCTGATGCACCTGTGGTAATAGAAAGCTCTATTATGCAACCTAGTTGCGAGACTACAACCGGGTCTTTTAGTGTAAGAACTGAGCAAGGATTAACCTATAGCTTAAATGGTGGCGAATTTCAAAACTCTGGGAGTTTTACAAATTTAGAACCAGGGAACTATACCCTTACCGCTAAAAATAACAATGATTGTGAATCTATAGATTCTGAAAAAATAATCATCAAAGAACAACCAAATACTCCGGATGCACCAGTAGTAGCTTCTACTACACAGCCAACTTGTGAGTTAGCTACAGGGTCATTCACTGTTTCAACCACACAAGGAGTGGAATACAGCATTAACGGTTCAGATTATCAAACTAATGGAACTTTCTCCGGACTAGCGGCCGATACTTATAATGTAACCTCCAGGTTTACCGGGGAAGAATGTGTAAGCGATGCTACTTCGGTAACGATCGATCCACAACCAAATACTCCGGATGCACCAGTAGTAGCTTCTACTACACAGCCAATTTGTGGCTTAGCTACAGGATCATTCACTGTTTCAACCACACAAGGGGTGGAATACAGTATTAACGGTTCAGATTATCAAACCAATGGAACTTTCTCCGGGCTAGCGGCCGATACTTATAATGTAACCGCCAGGTTTACCGGGGAAGAATGTGTGAGCGATGCTACTTCGGTAACGATCGATCCACAACCAAATACTCCAGATGCACCAGTAGTAGCTTCTACTACCCAGCCAACTTGTGACTTAGCTACAGGATCATTCACTGTTTCAACCACACAAGGAGTGGAATACAGCATTAACGGTTCAGATTATCAAACTAATGGAACTTTCTCCGGGCTAGCGGCCGATACTTATAATGTAACCGCCAGGTTTACCGGGGAAGAATGTGTGAGCGATGCTACTTCGGTAACAATTAATGAGCAACCAAATACTCCGGATGCACCAGTAGTAGCTTCTACTACCCAGCCAACTTGTGACTTAGCTACAGGATCATTCACTGTTTCAACCACACAAGGGGTGGAATACAGTATTAACGGTTCAGATTATCAAACTAATGGAACTTTCTCCGGGCTAGCGGCCGATAATTATAATGTAACCGCCAGGTTTACCGGGGAAGAATGTGTGAGCGATGCTACTTCGGTAACGATCGATCCACAACCAAATACTCCGGATGCACCAGTAGTAGCTTCTACTACCCAGCCAACTTGTGACTTAGCTACAGGATCATTCACTGTTTCAACCACACAAGGAGTGGAATACAGCATTAACGGTTCAGATTATCAAACTAATGGTTCTTTCTCCGGACTAGCGGCCGATACTTATAACGTAACCGCCAGGTTTACCGGGGAAGAATGTGTAAGCGATGCT contains these protein-coding regions:
- the dnaX gene encoding DNA polymerase III subunit gamma/tau translates to MEHFVVSARKYRPQTFKDVVGQQAITNTLANAINNNHLAQALLFTGPRGVGKTTCARILAKMINQKETQDPNEDFAFNIFELDAASNNSVDDIRNLIDQVRIPPQVGNYKVYIIDEVHMLSASAFNAFLKTLEEPPKHAIFILATTEKHKIIPTILSRCQIFDFKRITVTDAKNYLAHIAEQEGVNAEDDALHIIAQKADGAMRDALSIYDRVVSFSGNDLTRQAVTENLNVLDYDTYMEVTDLVLENNIPQLLVKFNDILSSGFDGHHFIAGLASHFRDLLVCKDQKTIILLEVGEQTKAKYFEQSQKASHQFLFEAIELANSCDLKYKSSHNQRLLVELCMMQLASITFDSEKKKSDRKIIPASNFEQEAVSIPSEKKELVRENEHDISSPSEESSIPKPKVATETCAKENEEPYYSEESPAEINSVGEIPEEAEIQKKTEISDFTENEAQKTGEEDSEKPKTSNSEIVNQDDKDAFETAAEEPSKETQPAKKAFPDIKREKVSGLSIKSIGRKKELAEQQKAMMPVEEVMDDDFNEEDLVKQWKNYTEKLKRKGEKILASIFESQIPTLEDRNIHLTFPNETMKLDLEREENRLMTYLKAHLRNTHISLIIHVDEATSRKYAFTPQEKYEKLKEANPLLDKLRATFDLDV
- a CDS encoding glycoside hydrolase family 16 protein, with the protein product MKKISAFSILTILFIQMLHSQNYKLIWNEEFNYSGKPDAEKWNYETGFIRNLEEQIYTKRKKNLRIKNGKLEIIARKEKIKNKRFDPEVQNYRINTEFAEYTSGSINTKDKFEFKYGRVEVRAKLPKGQGVWPAIWMLGANFEEIEYPYAGEIDIMEHVGKVPDEIHATVHYPWDNPQGITSNGGTRLLDNPSEKFHVYSVSWTDEKIEFLIDNSVYHSFDIDQAGEKTNPFRKPFYLILNLALGGNWAGEVNPEIFPQKFIIDYVRVYKKIEE
- a CDS encoding SixA phosphatase family protein, with protein sequence MKRLILVRHGKSSWNNNLPDHKRPLKKRAYNDAKIVINAFKHFYESGASFRTSYAVRAHETAKLFKEALNVPEQDFKVLEELYTFNQNDLLSVIKSSSDKIGKLIVFGHNPAMTILVNSLGDKKIENLPTTGLCVIDFEEDSWEDLRNGKTILTLFPKNLR
- a CDS encoding rod shape-determining protein; this encodes MINQKTYAAIDIGSNAVRLLVSTITEKEGKETNFRKTSLVRVPIRLGADVFLKQKVSEKNTTRMIDTMHAFKLIMKSHGVEKYKACATSAMREAKNGAEIADIIKEKSGIEIEIIDGSHEAAIIAATDLHALIQNDCNYLYVDVGGGSTEYTMYSNGKTVTSKSFKVGTVRMMEDLVEHKTWEEMQQWVKETTREYDDIDLIGSGGNINNIFKTSGKKEGKPLSLKYLKDYDEKLNSHTYEERITELDLKNDRADVIIPASKIYVNSMKWARANWIYVPKIGLADGIIKSLYNDTRSRKKT
- a CDS encoding tRNA-(ms[2]io[6]A)-hydroxylase, which translates into the protein MLGLKLPTDPRWADIAEKNIEDILVDHAYCEQKAASTAISLIVTYPEYSELVTAMTALAREEMGHFKMVHDRLLKMGFSMGWDRKDEYVLKLREFFPKGGSRSTQLVHRLLIAGLIEARSCERFRLLSEELEDKELAKFYRDLMVSEANHYTMFLKFARQYGDRETVDKKWQDLLEFEGAIMKDLGENESIHG
- the ppk1 gene encoding polyphosphate kinase 1, with amino-acid sequence MAEKRYINRELSWLSFNARVLQEAADETVPLIERLRFLGIFSNNLDEFFKVRYATVKRIDLAGKAGKKVLGGIKASKLLEEITKIVIDQQSESLKILEDIQTKLRDHDIHIIKEDQVTRNQQDFIKNFFLSKVSPALVTIILNDLPEMPSLKDSAAYLAVKMVMTDETEPAQGISKILNKSTKEKRYVLIEIPKNIERFVVLPEENGKQYIILLDDLIRYNLNTIFNIFKYESLSAHMIKITRDAGLDLDSDLSKSFIDKISDSVKDRIKGDPVRFVYDKNIDTDTLTYLMNKMGIESTDSIIPGGRYHNRRDYMDFPSLGRGDLQYEVREPLPIPGLILQTSVLKGIAEKDYLLYTPYQSFAYVVKFLREAALDPKVKTIKITIYRLAKISHIASSLINAVKNGKKVTVQIELRARFDEVANIRYAEQMQEEGVKLIFGVPGLKVHCKTCIIEREEEGKLKKYGFISTGNFNENTSRLYTDYTLFTADASILKEVNLVFDFFETNYKVNKYKHLIVSPHYTRNTIYNLIQNEIDNAKNGKPAGIRLKLNSLSDNGVIDKLYMASKAGVKVKLLVRGICCLIPGVEGLSENIEAISIVDKFLEHPRVFIFDNKQDPRVYISSADFMTRNLDQRVEISCPIYDKDIKQELIETFDISWKDNVKARNHCRGMENPYRKSTGPKVRSQFALYDYYLKKIDINE
- the pdxH gene encoding pyridoxamine 5'-phosphate oxidase, producing MEKDLANYRRSYEKGELLERDIPDDPYILFESWFNLADNSKNVEEANAMSISTVGKDLMPKTRVVLLKSFDPDGLYFYTNYDSVKGRDLDENPKCCISFFWPSLEKQIIIQGEVVKVSSKKSEEYFHSRPRGSQLGAHASNQSSVIPSREYLEERLTKLEQKYLKKEIPKPKEWGGFLFKPVAFEFWQGRASRLHDRILFTKKDDNWKIERLAP